A genomic window from Streptomyces sp. MST-110588 includes:
- a CDS encoding LysR substrate-binding domain-containing protein produces the protein MQTVRRDDPATGLREGSLDAVLLWGTVRDPRLVTTEILREPRIAAVSRSSTLAVRDRVTWRDLGRRCIIVNTVSGTLTPQDWPADATPEIGVETSNLEEYLHAVAARRGVGVLPVSVAAQYPDPDILYLPLTGAPPAVLTYAYPRTSPHPYAAAFGRVLRQTSQASSERRTADSSRRDPTPSFGYAL, from the coding sequence GTGCAGACCGTGCGCCGGGACGACCCCGCCACCGGACTGCGCGAGGGCTCCCTCGACGCGGTCCTGCTCTGGGGGACCGTCCGCGATCCGCGCCTGGTCACCACCGAGATCCTGCGGGAGCCGCGTATCGCAGCGGTCTCCCGCAGCTCCACCTTGGCCGTGCGTGACCGTGTCACCTGGCGCGACCTCGGGCGTCGCTGCATCATCGTCAACACCGTGAGCGGCACGCTCACCCCGCAGGACTGGCCGGCCGATGCCACCCCCGAGATCGGCGTGGAAACCTCCAACCTGGAGGAGTACCTCCACGCCGTCGCCGCCAGACGCGGTGTCGGTGTGCTCCCGGTATCGGTGGCCGCACAGTACCCCGATCCGGACATCCTGTATCTGCCGCTCACGGGCGCCCCGCCCGCCGTCCTCACCTATGCCTACCCGCGCACCAGCCCGCACCCCTACGCCGCGGCCTTCGGCCGGGTCCTGCGGCAGACGTCTCAGGCGTCGTCCGAGCGCAGGACCGCGGACAGCTCGCGCCGCGACCCCACGCCCAGCTTCGGGTACGCCTTGTAG